A portion of the Equus quagga isolate Etosha38 chromosome 17, UCLA_HA_Equagga_1.0, whole genome shotgun sequence genome contains these proteins:
- the RPL37A gene encoding 60S ribosomal protein L37a isoform X2: MAKRTKKVGIVGKYGTRYGASLRKMVKKIEISQHAKYTCSFCGKHHFCRHSKVRHQKTEGIERPVEAPPFETLLGL, translated from the exons ATG GCCAAACGCACCAAGAAGGTCGGGATCGTCGGCAAGTACGGCACGCGGTATGGCGCCTCCCTGAGGAAGATGGTGAAGAAGATTGAGATCAGCCAGCACGCCAAGTACACGTGCTCCTTCTGCGGGAAG CACCACTTCTGCCGTCACAGTAAAGTCCGCCATCAGAAGACTGAAGGAATTGAAAGACCAGTAGAAGCTCCGCCGTTTGAAACATTGCTGGGCCTATAA
- the RPL37A gene encoding 60S ribosomal protein L37a isoform X1 yields the protein MAKRTKKVGIVGKYGTRYGASLRKMVKKIEISQHAKYTCSFCGKTKMKRRAVGIWHCGSCMKTVAGGAWTYNTTSAVTVKSAIRRLKELKDQ from the exons ATG GCCAAACGCACCAAGAAGGTCGGGATCGTCGGCAAGTACGGCACGCGGTATGGCGCCTCCCTGAGGAAGATGGTGAAGAAGATTGAGATCAGCCAGCACGCCAAGTACACGTGCTCCTTCTGCGGGAAG ACGAAGATGAAGCGGCGTGCGGTGGGCATCTGGCACTGCGGCTCCTGCATGAAGACGGTGGCCGGCGGCGCCTGGACCTACAA CACCACTTCTGCCGTCACAGTAAAGTCCGCCATCAGAAGACTGAAGGAATTGAAAGACCAGTAG